The Rhodococcus sp. B50 DNA window GTGTGCGCGTACGTGCCGGTGGGTTCGGAGCCCGGATCGATCGCACTTCTCGATGCCCTGACCGAGGCAGGGGTGACGGTGCTCGTGCCGGTGACACGCACCGGCGAACCCCTGTCGTGGGCTCGCTATCTCGGAGAGAAGACACTGCTGGCGGCCGATTTCGGGCTGCGGGAGCCCGGTGGCGAGATCCTCCCGCCCGAGGCAGTGGCCGAGGCCCACACGGTGCTCGTCCCGGCCCTGGCGGTGGACGCGCGGGGCGTCCGCCTCGGCCGCGGCGCCGGCTTCTACGACCGCACCCTGCACCTGGCCGCGCCCACCGCCGCGATCATCGCCGTGGTGCGCGACGAGGAACTCGTCGACGAGCTCCCCGAGGACCCCCACGACATCCGCATGGGCTGGGCGCTGACACCCGGGAAAGGGCTGGTCCGGCTCGGTAGCGACGACCGTGCGGAACAACACACTCCCTAGCGTCGTTGGCACTGTCGGCGGTAGAGTGCCAAGACTGCCGTACGACGAATGCTGCGGTACGACGAACTGGCGGAGGATCAACCGGTGCCCACCTACTCATATGCCTGCACGACCTGCGACAACAAGTTCGACATCGTGCAGTCCTTCAGCGACGATTCCCTGACCGAATGCCCGCAGTGCGAAGGCAAGCTGCGCAAGCTGTTCAACTCGGTCGGCATCGTGTTCAAGGGCAGCGGCTTCTACCGCACCGACTCCCGCAGCGGCAGCACCGCGAGCGAATCCGCGTCGACGAGTTCGAGCAGCTCCTCCTCGAGCGACAGCAGCTCGTCGTCGACCAGCTCGTCGACCAGCTCCTCTTCGGCACCCGCTGCCGCCGCGAGCTGACCTTCCGGGACTCTTTGTCCACAGGCGGTCGAGTCATCCACAGACCGCCGCTTCCGAGAGCCCACGGGGGCCGACAGGGCACTCCGACCTCCTAGGTTCGGGGCATGCCCGTCGGCCCCTTCTCGTTCCACCAGCGTGAGAACACGCGTCCGCATCGTTCCGCGGGTGCCTCGCTGCAGCCCACGCTCCCCGACCGGTTCGCCGAACTCCTCCGTCCCGGCTGGTCGCGCATCGTCCGGGCCCGACGGATCGCGGCCGGACTGCTCGCCGCGCTGGCAGTGATCCTCGCGGTGCGCGGCGACCCCGACAGCGATCGCGTGGGTGTCGTCGTCGCGGCGAGAGATCTCGCGCCCGGGCACACTCTCACCGCCGACGATGTCGCGCATGTGGATCGCGAGCGGTCCGCTCTCGTCGCCGGGACGCTACGTGAGGTCGACGGCGCCGTGGGCCATATCCTCGCCGGTCCCGTCCCGGCGGGTGAACCGCTCGTCGACACCCGCCTCCTCGGCCCGCGCCTCGCCGTAGCGGCCACCGGTTTCGCCGACGCACGCGTGGTGCCCATCCGGCTCGCCGATGCCGGGGTGAGTGAACTGCTCCGTGAGGGCGACCGCGTCGACGTCCTCACCGTCACGGACAGCGCCGACGGCCCCTTACCCGGTGCGCACGTCCTCGCCCGGGGTGCGGTGGTGGTGCTGGCCGAATCCGGCGGTGCGGCGCGGGATCGGAACGAGCGGGTCGTGCTGGTCGCGCTGGAACCCGAATCTGCCACGGCGGTCGCGGCGGCGTCGCTCGTCAGCGCTCTGACCGTGACGCTCCACTGAGTGTCTCGCTCGTTTTCCCAGCGCAATCCCCTCGAGGAACCGACCTGGCGGTTTATCGTGTGGACGTCCGTGTGACCCACCTCATGTGCGCGGCTCCGGCGGACAGGCCGCGAGAAGGAGCACACCATGCTGAAGGGCTTCAAGGACTTCATATTGAGGGGCAACGTCCTCGATCTCGCCGTCGCGGTCGTGGTCGGTGCGGCATTCACGGCGATCGTCACAGCGTTCACCGCGAACATCATCGAGCCGCTCATCAGCGCGATCGGCGGCGACAACGAGATGGGCTGGGGCTTCGAGATCGTGAGCGGCAACCCGGAGACCTTCGTGAACATCGGCGCGGTGATCTCCGCGATCATCAACTTCATCATCATCGCCGCCGTCGTGTACTTCGTGCTCATCGTCCCCGCCAATGCGGCGAAGAAGAAGTTCGTCACCGAGCCGGAGGACAAGCAGGCCAGCGCCGAGGACCTGCTCATCCAGATCCGCGACATCCTCGAGGCACAGGCCGGCCAGGCGACTCAGGGCGCTCACGCCAAGCCCAACCCGGGCATCGAGTAGGTGCTCGACGACGAAAAAGACCGGGCCCGCTCGAGATTCGAGCGAGCCCGGTCTTGTGATGCTGTGTTCGGCGTGAGCCGGACGTCTATTTAGACGGTCCAGGGAGCGCCGTAGGTGGTGACGTTGTCGCCGTTGGCCGTGATGGCGCGGACGAACGGACGGACCTGGACGGCGCCGAGGACGCCGGAGGCGGTGCCGTGGACGTTCGAGAACTGAACGGTCTTGAAATCACCGTCGAACTCGCCCTCGGCGACGACGAGCTCCTCGATGCCCGGAGCCGGGGTCAGCTCGAGCTCGGCGTAGGCCTGCGGGAGGATGTCGGTGACCTTGGCGGTGACGTCGCCGCTGAGCTTAGCGTCCACACCCAGGCCCGGGGTCGAGTAGGTCACGCCGATGGCACCGTCGATGCTGCCGGCCCATGCGAACTGGTAGCCGAACTGGAAGGTGGTGCCCTCGGCGTCGGCAGCGCCCTCACCGATCAGGTTGGCCGTGCCGCGGCCGTTGTGGAAGAACTCGCGGTTGAACGGGCTGCCGCCGAGAGCCGGAACACCCTGGATGAAGGTGTCCTCCTGGGTCACGACGACCTCGAGGCCGTCGGAGACGATGCGGTTCTGGTCGTTGACCTCGGCCGAAGCGGCACCCGAGGCACCGAGCACCAGACCGAAGGCGGCGGCACCGGCGACGGCGGCGTTACGAGCGGCCTTGAAGCCACGCGACTTGATTCCCATGATTACTCCGTTTGTGGTGGTGGGGACTTCTTGCGGGATGGCGCGGAGCAGGACTAGAGGGTCCAGACCTGGCCGTAGGTGGTGACGTTGTCGCCGTTGTCGGTGATGACGCGGACGAACGGACGGACGGAGACCGGACCGATGACGCCGGTCGCAGCACCGTGGACATTGGCGATCTGGACTTCCTTGTAATCGCCGTCGAACTCACCCTCAGCCACGACGATTTCTTCGATGCCAGGAGCCTGACTCAGTTCGATGCC harbors:
- a CDS encoding 5-formyltetrahydrofolate cyclo-ligase, translated to MPPPPKAVWRDRILTARRELGVARRRIEDTALATMAASLAPAGSVVCAYVPVGSEPGSIALLDALTEAGVTVLVPVTRTGEPLSWARYLGEKTLLAADFGLREPGGEILPPEAVAEAHTVLVPALAVDARGVRLGRGAGFYDRTLHLAAPTAAIIAVVRDEELVDELPEDPHDIRMGWALTPGKGLVRLGSDDRAEQHTP
- a CDS encoding FmdB family zinc ribbon protein, which encodes MPTYSYACTTCDNKFDIVQSFSDDSLTECPQCEGKLRKLFNSVGIVFKGSGFYRTDSRSGSTASESASTSSSSSSSSDSSSSSTSSSTSSSSAPAAAAS
- a CDS encoding SAF domain-containing protein codes for the protein MPVGPFSFHQRENTRPHRSAGASLQPTLPDRFAELLRPGWSRIVRARRIAAGLLAALAVILAVRGDPDSDRVGVVVAARDLAPGHTLTADDVAHVDRERSALVAGTLREVDGAVGHILAGPVPAGEPLVDTRLLGPRLAVAATGFADARVVPIRLADAGVSELLREGDRVDVLTVTDSADGPLPGAHVLARGAVVVLAESGGAARDRNERVVLVALEPESATAVAAASLVSALTVTLH
- the mscL gene encoding large-conductance mechanosensitive channel protein MscL translates to MLKGFKDFILRGNVLDLAVAVVVGAAFTAIVTAFTANIIEPLISAIGGDNEMGWGFEIVSGNPETFVNIGAVISAIINFIIIAAVVYFVLIVPANAAKKKFVTEPEDKQASAEDLLIQIRDILEAQAGQATQGAHAKPNPGIE
- a CDS encoding MspA family porin; amino-acid sequence: MGIKSRGFKAARNAAVAGAAAFGLVLGASGAASAEVNDQNRIVSDGLEVVVTQEDTFIQGVPALGGSPFNREFFHNGRGTANLIGEGAADAEGTTFQFGYQFAWAGSIDGAIGVTYSTPGLGVDAKLSGDVTAKVTDILPQAYAELELTPAPGIEELVVAEGEFDGDFKTVQFSNVHGTASGVLGAVQVRPFVRAITANGDNVTTYGAPWTV